From the Rhodoferax mekongensis genome, one window contains:
- a CDS encoding Rne/Rng family ribonuclease has product MKRMLINATQAEERRLAIVDGQKLLDYEIEIEGREQRKGNIYKAVVTRVEPSLEACFVDYGEDRHGFLPFKEISKQYFQQGVSASNARIQDAIREGQELLVQVEKEERGNKGAALTTFISLAGRYVVLMPNNPRGGGVSRRIEGDDRAELKENMDQLEYPNGMSIIARTAGIGRSAPELQWDLNYLLKLWGAIDGAAKGAKGAFLIYQESSLVIRAIRDYFNHDIGDILIDTDDVYEQAQQFMAHVMPEHAARVKRYRDDAPLFSRFQIEHQIESAYARTVTLPSGGAIVIDHTEALVSVDVNSARAIKGGDIEETATRTNLEAADEVARQMRLRDLGGLIVIDFIDMEESRNRREVENRLRDALRQDRARVQFGTISKFGLMEMSRQRLRPALSEGASIPCPRCGGSGHIRDTESSALQILRIIQEESLKDNTASVLCQVPVEVASFLLNEKRTEIAKIELKQRINVLMVPNKTLETPNYKLERLKHDDPRLDHIEASYKMADDMEEATGVTRRSQEPTNKQTPVIKGVLPDAPAPIAPPKPEPVKAAPAPVAAPVAAPASKGFFGWIKSLFAAPEAAPAPAAAPAPAKTDDKREGRNGRDGNRRNQRGDRSGEPRNETRPDNRGERSERGNRNERGERNGRGERAERQDRGNRNERGERNSVPRQERMDGEQSKAVGAEISLQADGAPAPQAREGRQERGNRNERGNRGPRNGDRNDNATRNAEVNAEAPAAQASAEGVEASAESQGEAREPREGRNRNGRGRRNDRGPRQDEANRVDQPGELPVAEGTDAASAADVPSEGTTGQEPRERRSRDRYGRDRGNRGSRGENGQRQQADGQEASPATFDAAPAPESAPVAPVEAVAPLASASPVAPVAAPVTVATTTAASVVAAPEGRMPKVVSYALPTEALAQVASSAGLQWVNSDADKIAAVQAAIAAEPKPVHVPRERPAPVVLDDRPLVLVETRRDLRDMKLPFEENQTA; this is encoded by the coding sequence ATGAAACGGATGCTGATTAACGCCACGCAGGCTGAAGAACGCCGCTTGGCTATCGTCGACGGACAAAAACTCCTCGACTACGAAATTGAAATTGAAGGCCGCGAACAGCGCAAGGGCAACATCTACAAAGCGGTCGTGACCCGTGTAGAGCCGTCACTGGAAGCTTGCTTTGTGGACTACGGCGAAGACCGCCACGGTTTTCTGCCCTTCAAGGAAATTTCCAAACAGTATTTCCAGCAGGGCGTGTCTGCGAGCAATGCCCGCATCCAGGACGCGATCCGCGAAGGCCAGGAGCTGCTGGTTCAGGTCGAAAAAGAAGAACGTGGCAACAAGGGCGCAGCTCTGACCACTTTCATCTCGCTGGCCGGCCGCTATGTGGTGCTGATGCCCAACAACCCCCGTGGTGGTGGCGTCTCACGCCGCATCGAGGGTGACGACCGCGCCGAACTCAAAGAAAACATGGACCAGTTGGAATACCCCAACGGCATGTCCATCATCGCCCGTACCGCCGGCATCGGCCGCAGCGCGCCCGAACTGCAGTGGGACCTGAACTACCTCCTGAAACTCTGGGGCGCCATCGACGGTGCCGCCAAGGGCGCCAAGGGTGCGTTCCTGATTTACCAAGAGTCTTCTTTGGTTATCCGCGCGATCCGCGACTACTTCAACCACGACATCGGCGACATCCTGATCGACACCGATGACGTGTACGAGCAGGCCCAGCAATTCATGGCCCACGTGATGCCTGAGCACGCAGCCCGCGTGAAGCGTTACCGTGACGATGCGCCGCTGTTCAGCCGCTTCCAGATCGAACACCAGATCGAATCGGCCTATGCCCGCACCGTGACCCTGCCTTCCGGCGGCGCCATCGTGATCGACCACACCGAAGCTTTGGTTTCCGTGGACGTGAACTCGGCCCGCGCCATCAAGGGCGGTGATATCGAAGAAACCGCCACCCGCACCAACCTGGAAGCTGCTGACGAAGTGGCCCGCCAGATGCGCTTGCGCGACTTGGGTGGCTTGATCGTGATCGACTTTATCGACATGGAAGAGTCCCGCAACCGCCGCGAAGTGGAAAACCGCTTGCGCGACGCGCTGCGCCAGGACCGCGCCCGCGTGCAGTTCGGCACCATTTCCAAATTCGGTTTGATGGAAATGAGCCGCCAGCGCCTGCGCCCGGCTCTATCCGAAGGTGCATCCATCCCCTGCCCCCGTTGCGGCGGCTCCGGCCACATCCGTGATACCGAATCCAGCGCGTTGCAGATTCTGCGCATCATCCAGGAAGAGTCCCTCAAGGACAACACCGCCTCGGTGCTGTGCCAGGTTCCTGTGGAAGTGGCTTCGTTCCTGCTGAACGAAAAGCGTACTGAAATCGCCAAAATTGAGCTGAAGCAACGCATCAACGTGTTGATGGTGCCCAACAAGACTCTGGAAACTCCCAACTACAAGCTCGAGCGCTTGAAGCACGACGATCCCCGTCTGGACCACATCGAAGCCAGCTACAAGATGGCCGACGACATGGAAGAAGCCACCGGCGTGACCCGTCGCTCGCAAGAGCCCACCAACAAGCAGACCCCTGTGATCAAGGGCGTGCTGCCGGATGCACCGGCTCCCATTGCACCGCCCAAGCCTGAGCCCGTCAAGGCTGCTCCGGCACCGGTGGCAGCGCCTGTTGCAGCTCCGGCATCCAAAGGATTCTTCGGATGGATCAAGAGCTTGTTTGCTGCGCCTGAAGCCGCACCTGCGCCTGCCGCAGCGCCTGCGCCGGCCAAGACTGATGACAAACGTGAAGGCCGCAACGGACGCGATGGCAACCGTCGCAACCAGCGCGGTGATCGCAGCGGCGAGCCACGCAACGAAACCCGCCCCGATAACCGTGGCGAGCGTTCCGAACGCGGTAACCGCAACGAACGTGGTGAACGCAACGGCCGTGGTGAACGCGCAGAGCGCCAAGACCGTGGCAACCGCAATGAACGCGGCGAGCGCAACAGCGTGCCCCGTCAGGAGCGCATGGATGGCGAGCAGTCCAAAGCCGTAGGCGCTGAAATCAGTCTGCAAGCCGACGGCGCACCCGCACCACAAGCGCGCGAAGGCCGCCAGGAGCGCGGTAACCGCAATGAACGCGGCAACCGTGGTCCCCGCAATGGCGATCGCAACGACAACGCAACCCGCAACGCAGAGGTGAATGCGGAAGCGCCTGCAGCCCAAGCTTCGGCAGAAGGCGTGGAAGCAAGCGCGGAGTCGCAAGGTGAAGCGCGTGAGCCACGTGAAGGGCGTAACCGCAATGGCCGTGGCCGCCGAAACGACCGTGGCCCACGCCAGGACGAGGCCAACCGTGTAGATCAGCCCGGCGAGTTGCCCGTTGCTGAAGGTACAGACGCCGCTTCAGCAGCCGACGTACCCTCAGAAGGAACCACAGGCCAGGAACCACGCGAACGCCGCTCCCGCGACCGTTATGGCCGCGACCGTGGCAATCGCGGGTCGCGTGGTGAAAATGGGCAGCGCCAGCAGGCTGACGGACAGGAAGCCTCTCCGGCTACCTTTGACGCTGCACCTGCACCGGAGTCTGCTCCCGTAGCCCCAGTTGAGGCAGTGGCACCCCTAGCTTCGGCATCCCCGGTCGCTCCTGTAGCTGCGCCGGTCACTGTCGCCACGACTACAGCTGCTTCCGTGGTGGCTGCTCCCGAAGGCCGCATGCCCAAAGTGGTGAGCTATGCGCTTCCTACTGAAGCACTGGCTCAAGTGGCATCCAGCGCCGGCCTGCAATGGGTGAATTCAGATGCTGACAAGATTGCCGCGGTTCAGGCCGCCATTGCTGCCGAACCCAAACCGGTTCATGTGCCCCGTGAGCGTCCCGCCCCCGTGGTGCTGGATGACCGTCCGTTGGTTCTGGTGGAAACCCGCCGCGACTTGCGCGACATGAAGCTGCCGTTTGAAGAAAACCAAACAGCCTAA
- a CDS encoding SAM-dependent methyltransferase — protein MTGTLYLVPAPLDFGCATQSPLSDSMPQHTLSRAANLRHWICENAKSTRAYLKRVGESHPLCAPIQEMQLQELPREVHKKGDHQGGFDAKPLLAAALQGHDVGLVSEAGMPAIADPGSSVVRAAHELGIRVVPLVGPVSLLLALAASGLNGQNFAFVGYVPLDPGERVKRIKELESLALKTGQTQLFIETPYRNTALLQSLLQTLQTNTRLATSSGLTLESATTHSQTVKLWKHSGWALDNATPTVFALGR, from the coding sequence ATGACGGGCACGCTGTACCTGGTGCCCGCGCCGCTGGATTTCGGCTGCGCCACACAAAGCCCCCTCTCTGACAGCATGCCGCAGCACACACTGAGCCGGGCGGCCAACCTGCGCCATTGGATTTGCGAAAACGCCAAGAGCACGCGAGCCTATCTCAAGCGGGTGGGGGAGTCTCACCCTTTGTGTGCCCCGATTCAAGAGATGCAGCTGCAAGAGCTGCCGCGCGAGGTCCACAAGAAAGGCGACCACCAAGGCGGCTTTGATGCCAAGCCTTTGTTGGCTGCTGCCCTGCAAGGACACGACGTGGGACTGGTGAGTGAAGCAGGTATGCCCGCCATCGCCGACCCAGGCTCTTCCGTGGTGCGCGCAGCCCATGAGTTGGGCATCCGCGTGGTTCCTCTGGTCGGCCCTGTATCCCTGTTGCTGGCGCTTGCTGCCAGCGGCTTGAACGGGCAGAACTTTGCGTTTGTGGGCTATGTGCCTTTAGACCCTGGCGAGCGGGTCAAGCGCATCAAGGAGCTGGAGTCCCTGGCCCTCAAAACCGGGCAAACACAGCTGTTTATCGAAACGCCCTACCGCAACACCGCCCTGCTCCAGAGCCTGCTACAAACCCTGCAGACCAACACCCGACTGGCCACGTCCAGCGGCCTCACGCTGGAAAGCGCCACCACCCACAGCCAGACCGTGAAGCTTTGGAAACACAGCGGGTGGGCGCTGGACAACGCCACACCGACGGTTTTTGCCCTGGGTCGCTAA
- a CDS encoding Rieske (2Fe-2S) protein gives MPDAVPDTPGIALCNSADLVDSGLAVPFDVIYCGQTCYAFAIRYAGKVYAYLNRCSHVPMEMDYQPNRFFDLTGHWLICATHGAMYSPQTGQCRSGPCRGKLVSIAVTEVDGVVHWHTSPHLQPVSF, from the coding sequence ATGCCGGACGCTGTTCCCGATACCCCCGGAATTGCCTTGTGCAACTCCGCTGATCTGGTGGATAGCGGGCTGGCGGTGCCCTTTGACGTGATCTATTGCGGGCAGACCTGTTATGCCTTTGCCATTCGCTACGCGGGCAAGGTATATGCCTATCTGAACCGCTGCTCCCACGTGCCCATGGAGATGGACTACCAGCCCAACCGGTTTTTTGACTTAACCGGTCATTGGCTGATCTGCGCCACCCACGGTGCCATGTATTCCCCCCAGACGGGGCAGTGTCGCAGCGGGCCGTGCCGGGGCAAACTGGTGTCTATCGCCGTAACCGAGGTGGACGGCGTGGTCCACTGGCATACTTCACCCCATCTTCAACCGGTATCCTTTTAA
- a CDS encoding uroporphyrinogen-III C-methyltransferase, whose protein sequence is MNPEASAPEAPAVSDAPAAPFPGALLPTVKSSRRWLRGVAVVAVAGVIGSVLLWQKLGNIQEQLARQTAESGSQAGEARATAKQAQELAIETAAKLAVLDARLSEVALQRTQLEELMQSLSRSRDENLVVDIESSLRLAQQQAQLTGSVEPLLASLKSAELRVARAAQPRLTPVQRAIAKDVARIKGTALSDTPAMLVRLDELVSLADELPVGNAVQAPKSVPSLQRKNDETLTGWSGRMLELVREEVRGLVRVSKIENPDVALLSPEQSFFVRENFKLKVLNARLGLLSRQTDAARADLVAASNALTRYFDAGSRKTQTAQAALQQLQLQMRTLEIPRVDETLAALATAAAGR, encoded by the coding sequence ATGAATCCAGAAGCATCCGCCCCTGAAGCACCGGCAGTATCTGACGCGCCCGCAGCGCCTTTTCCGGGCGCTCTTCTCCCTACCGTGAAGTCCTCCCGCCGATGGTTGCGTGGGGTGGCGGTGGTGGCGGTAGCCGGTGTGATCGGCAGCGTCTTGCTGTGGCAAAAACTGGGCAACATCCAAGAGCAGTTGGCCCGCCAGACAGCGGAGTCCGGCAGCCAAGCAGGTGAAGCCCGCGCGACCGCCAAGCAGGCCCAAGAACTGGCGATTGAAACGGCCGCCAAGTTGGCCGTGTTGGATGCGCGACTCAGTGAGGTTGCCCTGCAACGCACGCAGCTCGAAGAATTGATGCAAAGCCTGTCGCGCTCGCGCGATGAGAACCTGGTGGTCGACATTGAATCATCGCTGCGTTTGGCCCAGCAACAAGCCCAGCTGACAGGCAGTGTGGAGCCTTTGCTGGCGTCGCTCAAGTCGGCGGAATTGCGTGTGGCCCGTGCAGCACAGCCGCGTTTGACACCGGTGCAGCGGGCCATTGCCAAGGATGTCGCCCGTATCAAGGGCACCGCCTTGTCTGACACGCCGGCCATGCTGGTTCGGCTGGACGAGTTGGTTTCCTTGGCGGATGAGCTGCCAGTGGGTAACGCAGTGCAGGCCCCCAAGTCTGTGCCCAGCCTGCAGCGCAAGAATGACGAGACCCTCACCGGCTGGTCCGGTCGCATGCTGGAGTTGGTGCGCGAGGAGGTACGCGGCTTGGTGCGGGTGAGCAAGATCGAGAACCCCGACGTGGCCCTGCTCTCGCCGGAACAATCGTTCTTCGTGCGCGAAAACTTCAAGCTCAAGGTCTTGAATGCCCGATTGGGCCTGCTGTCCCGCCAGACGGATGCTGCGCGAGCGGATCTGGTGGCTGCGTCCAACGCCTTGACCCGGTATTTCGATGCCGGTTCTCGAAAGACCCAGACCGCCCAAGCCGCCTTGCAGCAGTTGCAATTGCAGATGCGGACCCTGGAAATTCCTCGAGTGGATGAGACGCTGGCGGCTCTGGCTACCGCGGCTGCAGGACGCTGA
- a CDS encoding HAD family hydrolase, with product MNSNAFRPRRFDLIAFDWDGTLFDSTALITRCIQLAVKDVGGTVPSDKDAAYVIGMGLMQALAHAAPDVPPEKYPQLGARYKHHYSVHQNDITLFTGVLEMLDRLKARQHLLTVATGKSRSGLNEALRDVNLQGIFDGSRTADETAGKPHPLMLQELMMEFGVAADSVLMIGDTTHDLQMAVNAGCASVAVSYGAHEPDSLAALGPLTIAHSVAELDAWLQANA from the coding sequence ATGAATTCCAACGCTTTTCGCCCTCGTCGTTTTGACCTGATCGCATTCGATTGGGATGGCACTCTGTTTGACTCTACGGCCCTGATCACCCGCTGTATCCAGCTGGCGGTGAAGGATGTGGGCGGTACCGTACCGAGTGACAAAGATGCGGCTTACGTGATCGGTATGGGGCTGATGCAGGCGCTGGCCCATGCCGCGCCTGACGTGCCACCCGAAAAATACCCGCAGCTGGGCGCCCGCTACAAGCACCATTACAGCGTGCATCAGAACGACATTACCCTGTTTACCGGGGTGCTGGAGATGCTGGATCGGCTCAAAGCCCGCCAGCATCTGTTGACGGTGGCCACCGGCAAAAGCCGTAGTGGGCTGAATGAGGCACTGCGCGATGTGAACCTCCAAGGCATTTTTGATGGCTCGCGCACCGCAGACGAGACCGCCGGCAAGCCGCACCCCCTGATGTTGCAGGAGCTGATGATGGAATTCGGAGTGGCGGCTGACAGCGTGCTGATGATCGGTGACACCACCCACGACCTGCAAATGGCGGTGAACGCCGGGTGTGCCAGTGTGGCCGTGAGCTACGGCGCGCATGAGCCGGACAGTTTAGCCGCGCTGGGCCCCCTGACGATTGCCCACTCGGTAGCGGAGTTGGATGCCTGGTTGCAGGCCAACGCCTGA
- a CDS encoding heme biosynthesis HemY N-terminal domain-containing protein: MRFALWLMALFCMAVASALFAGNNQGTVTLYWPPYRVDMSLNLVLLALALAFITLHLALRGISGLFSIPQQARRWRLSYKERTIYSGLLDTISHLVAGRFVRARKAAEVVVAVEDAMLSSGDALPDAARLRTLAHLLAAESAHALQDRGTRETHFQRALQEAGSKDASDLRDGVQLRAARWALEDRDSTGAVQWLEQLPVGTARRTIALRLRFKAARQARNTRVALDAARVLTKHRAFSEVAGTGIVRGLALELLRGAHDAAQLEQAWAALDSPERLLPDVALEAAERLLVLDGDVATARLWVLPLWQGQNPQAPAMSYEQRVRLVRVLERSFMSEETQPDGVWLSRIETAQMAQPGDPLLQYLAGVLCVRLSLWGKAQALLRQAIPMLKDADMKRRAWLAMAELAEHRLDTKGAAEAYKAAAKA, translated from the coding sequence ATGCGCTTTGCTCTATGGCTGATGGCCTTGTTCTGTATGGCGGTGGCGTCCGCCTTGTTTGCAGGGAACAACCAAGGCACTGTGACTTTGTACTGGCCGCCTTACCGGGTCGACATGTCCCTGAATCTGGTGTTGCTGGCTTTGGCGCTGGCCTTTATCACGCTGCACCTTGCACTGCGAGGGATCTCCGGGTTGTTCAGCATTCCACAGCAGGCGCGCCGCTGGCGCTTGTCCTACAAAGAGCGCACAATTTATTCCGGTTTGCTGGACACGATCTCGCATTTGGTAGCCGGCCGTTTTGTGCGGGCACGCAAGGCTGCGGAGGTCGTGGTTGCGGTGGAAGATGCGATGCTCTCCAGCGGAGACGCCTTGCCCGATGCGGCGCGGCTGCGCACGCTGGCGCATTTGCTGGCTGCGGAGAGTGCGCACGCATTGCAAGACCGTGGCACACGAGAAACCCATTTTCAGCGGGCGTTGCAGGAGGCGGGCAGCAAGGATGCGAGCGACCTGCGCGATGGTGTCCAGCTGCGTGCCGCCCGCTGGGCCCTCGAAGACCGGGATTCCACCGGAGCAGTCCAATGGCTGGAGCAACTGCCCGTGGGTACCGCCCGCCGCACGATTGCCTTGCGATTGCGTTTCAAGGCGGCGCGTCAAGCCCGCAACACGCGAGTGGCGCTGGACGCTGCCCGTGTGCTGACCAAGCACCGCGCGTTTTCGGAAGTTGCAGGCACCGGCATCGTGCGGGGGCTGGCATTGGAGCTGCTGCGCGGCGCGCATGATGCGGCGCAGCTAGAGCAGGCGTGGGCTGCACTGGATAGCCCGGAACGTCTCTTGCCTGATGTGGCGCTCGAGGCGGCAGAGAGGTTGCTTGTGCTGGATGGTGACGTAGCGACCGCCCGCTTGTGGGTGTTGCCTTTGTGGCAGGGCCAAAATCCACAGGCTCCGGCAATGAGCTACGAGCAACGAGTGCGTCTGGTCCGCGTGTTGGAACGCAGTTTCATGTCGGAAGAAACCCAGCCCGATGGCGTCTGGCTCTCGCGTATTGAGACAGCCCAGATGGCACAGCCTGGCGACCCTCTGCTGCAATACCTTGCAGGGGTGCTGTGTGTGCGTTTGTCTCTGTGGGGCAAGGCCCAGGCATTGTTGCGCCAAGCCATCCCCATGCTCAAAGATGCAGATATGAAACGTCGGGCTTGGCTGGCTATGGCCGAACTTGCCGAGCACCGCCTGGACACCAAGGGCGCGGCCGAGGCCTACAAAGCTGCTGCCAAGGCGTAA
- a CDS encoding GGDEF domain-containing protein, producing MATLIEHLIKLTDHRDRDLLELTLSKALIDLIPIQRVLVSKVLSEEGVKRWMDVTVLDARGGGKVVDPLRVDFQTLPLLEDNRDRLHCIQRQERVEIAWAGENGPRITYLPLFTDPVAGDEAVLEIHSASALMDEQLAVVGDVSRVFRNMYRLLAYSDRDALTGLLNRKSLDDTFYSAVLEELGQVDEAAAAARQPALSAGQERRHRVPPNYWLGTISVDSYGVINDQHGHLIAEEVLLLVARIMNNTFRTYDRLYRFGGEQFAVLMHCPDEALVLAAFERFRANIEKFNFPQVGRLTISGGFTRVSPDDSPSTALERAERAVDYAQHHGQNKVFSHAELVRKGFFGEALKIGAVDIF from the coding sequence ATGGCCACACTTATCGAACACCTGATCAAGCTCACGGACCACAGAGACCGTGATTTGCTCGAACTCACACTTTCCAAAGCCCTGATAGACCTGATACCCATCCAGCGGGTGTTGGTTTCCAAGGTACTCAGCGAAGAAGGCGTCAAGCGCTGGATGGATGTCACCGTGCTGGATGCCCGCGGGGGCGGCAAAGTGGTGGATCCGCTGCGGGTCGATTTCCAGACCTTGCCCTTGTTGGAAGACAACCGGGACCGGCTGCACTGCATACAGCGGCAGGAGCGTGTGGAAATTGCCTGGGCGGGCGAGAATGGTCCGCGCATCACTTACCTGCCGCTTTTTACAGATCCGGTGGCGGGTGATGAAGCTGTGCTGGAAATTCACTCTGCCAGCGCCCTGATGGATGAGCAGTTGGCGGTGGTGGGGGATGTGTCCCGTGTGTTCCGCAACATGTATCGCTTGTTGGCCTACAGCGACCGCGATGCCTTGACCGGTTTGTTGAACCGCAAATCCCTGGACGACACCTTTTACAGCGCAGTACTGGAGGAGTTGGGGCAGGTGGATGAAGCTGCAGCGGCAGCGCGGCAGCCAGCGCTCTCGGCAGGGCAGGAAAGGCGTCACCGTGTCCCGCCGAATTACTGGTTGGGCACGATATCCGTGGATAGTTACGGGGTGATCAACGACCAGCATGGGCATTTGATTGCCGAAGAAGTCTTGTTGCTGGTAGCCCGCATCATGAACAATACCTTCCGCACCTACGACCGCTTGTACCGCTTCGGTGGCGAGCAGTTTGCGGTGTTGATGCATTGCCCCGATGAGGCCTTGGTGTTGGCGGCATTTGAGCGTTTCCGGGCCAATATCGAAAAGTTCAATTTCCCGCAGGTGGGGCGCCTTACTATCAGTGGCGGTTTCACCCGGGTCAGCCCGGACGACTCTCCCAGCACCGCATTGGAGCGCGCCGAGCGTGCTGTGGACTATGCCCAACATCACGGACAGAACAAGGTGTTCAGCCACGCAGAGTTGGTCCGCAAGGGCTTTTTCGGCGAAGCATTGAAGATCGGTGCGGTTGATATTTTTTGA
- a CDS encoding S49 family peptidase: MTDFNFPSGQPEEPKAPVTPVESARTAPENIAKNATGADGWERATLEKLATAALVEQRAARRWRNGIRLAWLGFLCVVVWLGMQQSGTPSDISTPHTAVVSIHGEIASGNEASAEVVVASVRAAFEDQGAKAVVLLINSPGGSPVQAGIINDEIHRLKALHKKPVYAVVEETCASAAYYIAVAADEIYVDKASIVGSIGVLMDGFGFTGLMEKLGVERRLLTAGENKGFLDPFSPQTDKQRVFAQAMLDQIHQQFIGVVKEGRGKRLKETPDMFSGLFWTGQQAIDLGLADKLGNIDFVAREVVKAEEIVDYTRKENVAERLVKRFGASIGEGAVKAARSLPAFH; the protein is encoded by the coding sequence ATGACCGACTTCAACTTCCCTTCTGGCCAACCAGAAGAGCCAAAAGCGCCAGTAACGCCCGTGGAATCTGCGCGGACAGCTCCTGAAAATATAGCAAAAAATGCTACTGGAGCTGACGGCTGGGAGCGGGCTACGCTTGAAAAGCTGGCTACGGCCGCCTTGGTCGAACAGCGCGCAGCCCGCCGCTGGCGCAACGGCATCCGCCTGGCGTGGCTGGGGTTCCTGTGTGTAGTGGTCTGGTTGGGCATGCAGCAGAGCGGCACGCCCAGTGATATCTCAACCCCTCACACTGCGGTGGTGAGCATCCATGGTGAGATAGCCTCGGGTAATGAAGCGAGCGCAGAAGTGGTGGTCGCTTCAGTGCGCGCTGCCTTTGAAGACCAAGGCGCCAAGGCGGTGGTCTTGCTGATCAACTCCCCCGGTGGCAGCCCGGTGCAGGCGGGCATCATCAATGACGAAATCCACCGCCTCAAGGCCTTGCACAAGAAACCGGTGTACGCGGTGGTGGAAGAAACCTGTGCCTCTGCGGCGTACTACATCGCGGTGGCAGCGGACGAAATCTATGTGGACAAAGCCAGCATCGTAGGCAGCATCGGGGTGTTGATGGATGGTTTCGGCTTCACCGGGCTGATGGAAAAGCTGGGTGTGGAGCGCCGCCTGCTCACTGCCGGCGAAAACAAGGGTTTCCTCGACCCGTTCAGCCCGCAAACCGACAAGCAGCGCGTGTTTGCGCAGGCCATGCTGGACCAGATTCACCAGCAGTTCATTGGCGTGGTGAAAGAAGGGCGTGGCAAGCGCCTGAAAGAGACCCCCGACATGTTCAGCGGCCTCTTCTGGACGGGCCAGCAAGCCATTGACCTCGGTCTTGCAGACAAGCTGGGCAATATTGACTTTGTTGCCCGCGAGGTGGTCAAGGCAGAGGAAATCGTGGACTACACCCGCAAGGAGAATGTGGCGGAACGACTGGTCAAGCGCTTTGGTGCCTCCATCGGCGAAGGTGCCGTCAAGGCCGCGCGCAGTCTGCCTGCATTCCACTGA
- a CDS encoding RluA family pseudouridine synthase, translating to MKHIIEGNPPSPAPPANSQVKTVKVDEDSAGQRLDNFLMRELKGVPKTHVYRIIRSGEVRVNKGRASADTRIAVGDVIRLPPVRTSERAEQKTAAMAEQVGRFVPAKDFPVLFEDDHFLVVDKPAGVAVHGGSGVSFGVIEQLRMARPKATFLELVHRLDRETSGILLVAKKRSALKNLQDQFRERETGKTYLALVAGQWPANKKVLDKSLQKYLLPDGERRVRVVAKDHPDAMPSLSLVKVHSVTPAARAAQTPQQKIYSLLEVTIKTGRTHQIRVHLASEGMGIVGDDKYGDFELNKALAREDGAVALKRMFLHAWRFQCNHPATGERVVLQTGLPPELARFLVQAIPEAPGAAALVQG from the coding sequence GTGAAACACATTATAGAGGGCAATCCGCCTTCACCGGCCCCCCCTGCCAACTCCCAAGTCAAAACGGTGAAGGTGGATGAAGACAGCGCCGGCCAACGTCTGGACAACTTCCTGATGCGGGAACTCAAAGGAGTGCCCAAAACTCATGTCTACCGCATCATCCGCAGCGGTGAAGTCCGCGTAAACAAAGGTCGCGCCAGCGCCGATACCCGTATCGCCGTGGGCGACGTCATCCGTCTGCCGCCAGTGCGTACCTCTGAGCGTGCGGAACAGAAAACCGCTGCAATGGCCGAACAGGTGGGGCGTTTCGTTCCGGCCAAGGATTTTCCGGTCTTGTTTGAAGACGACCATTTTTTGGTGGTCGACAAACCTGCCGGGGTAGCCGTGCATGGCGGTTCGGGGGTGAGCTTTGGCGTCATCGAGCAGCTGCGCATGGCGCGCCCCAAAGCGACATTTTTGGAATTGGTGCACCGGCTGGACCGGGAAACCAGCGGCATCTTGCTGGTTGCCAAGAAGCGCAGCGCCCTAAAGAATTTGCAAGATCAGTTCCGGGAACGGGAAACCGGCAAAACGTACCTTGCGCTGGTGGCTGGACAATGGCCGGCCAACAAAAAGGTTTTGGACAAATCCCTGCAGAAATACCTGCTGCCCGATGGCGAGCGCCGCGTGCGGGTGGTGGCCAAAGACCACCCCGATGCCATGCCGTCCTTGAGTCTGGTCAAGGTGCACTCCGTGACCCCGGCAGCCCGCGCGGCGCAAACACCGCAACAAAAGATCTATTCCTTGCTGGAAGTGACCATCAAAACCGGCAGGACCCACCAGATCCGGGTGCACCTGGCCTCGGAAGGCATGGGCATTGTGGGTGACGACAAATATGGCGACTTCGAGTTGAACAAGGCGCTGGCACGTGAAGACGGGGCTGTGGCGCTCAAGCGCATGTTTTTGCATGCCTGGCGTTTCCAATGCAACCACCCCGCTACGGGTGAGCGGGTGGTCCTGCAGACAGGTCTGCCCCCCGAGCTTGCCCGTTTTCTTGTGCAGGCCATTCCGGAAGCGCCGGGTGCGGCGGCTCTGGTTCAGGGTTAA